The Streptomyces tendae genome has a window encoding:
- a CDS encoding DUF1360 domain-containing protein: MTRTSEGGAVSRVKGVLRRVEHTYAEDGGRPIRGYLVAMSAFAAYTTGWALVVRRRGRPAPWDVALTAVATFRLSRLLSKGSVTSPLRAPFTTFVGPQGPAELHEEARSDDHRATVGELVTCPFCVSVWVASSLTAGQLLWPRATRTAMGAVTALAGADALQLTYGALVDRTTGD, translated from the coding sequence GTGACCAGGACGTCCGAGGGCGGTGCCGTGTCCCGGGTGAAGGGGGTGCTGCGCCGCGTCGAGCACACGTACGCGGAGGACGGCGGGCGTCCGATCCGCGGGTACCTCGTCGCCATGTCGGCGTTCGCCGCCTACACCACGGGCTGGGCCCTGGTGGTGCGGCGGCGTGGCCGGCCGGCGCCGTGGGACGTGGCACTGACCGCCGTCGCCACGTTCCGGCTGAGCCGGCTGCTGAGCAAAGGCTCGGTGACCAGCCCGCTGCGCGCCCCCTTCACCACCTTCGTCGGCCCGCAGGGACCCGCGGAACTGCACGAGGAGGCGCGGTCCGACGACCACAGGGCCACGGTCGGCGAACTGGTGACCTGCCCCTTCTGCGTCAGCGTCTGGGTCGCCTCCAGCCTCACGGCGGGGCAGCTCCTGTGGCCGCGCGCCACCCGCACCGCCATGGGGGCCGTGACCGCGCTGGCGGGCGCGGACGCGCTGCAACTGACGTACGGAGCCCTGGTGGACAGGACGACCGGTGACTGA
- a CDS encoding Rieske 2Fe-2S domain-containing protein, which yields MGQNRMLWLLDALERDPGRDKLIDALGAGVRALPLGRVRDVLHGKWLGHPLHPMSIHLPIGSWMSAAVLDLTPGRSRQADLLVAVGLAGAAPAAVTGLTDWAELHREQQRVGLVHAVANTTAVGLYGASLVLRLTGRGTAGRALGFLGLTAVGVGGLLGGHMAYRQAAGVNHAEEVPHVVSDGWHRVGGVDEFPVGEPVRRVVDDVPVLVVREAGGEVHALAERCSHLAGPLSEGTVADGCVRCPWHGSVFRLSDGWNVEGPATAPQPAFDTRVTDGHVEIRLPGDGVPDTVDGPATAGATPGTDGGRTS from the coding sequence ATGGGTCAGAACCGAATGCTGTGGCTGCTGGACGCGCTGGAGCGCGATCCCGGCCGCGACAAACTGATCGACGCGCTCGGCGCAGGCGTGCGCGCGCTGCCGCTCGGACGCGTCCGGGACGTACTCCACGGGAAGTGGCTCGGCCACCCCCTGCACCCGATGTCCATCCATCTGCCCATCGGCAGCTGGATGTCGGCCGCCGTCCTGGACCTCACCCCCGGCCGGTCCCGGCAGGCGGACCTCCTGGTGGCCGTCGGCCTGGCCGGGGCCGCCCCCGCCGCGGTGACGGGCCTGACCGACTGGGCGGAACTCCACCGCGAGCAGCAGCGCGTGGGCCTGGTGCACGCCGTGGCCAACACGACGGCCGTGGGGCTCTACGGCGCCTCCCTCGTCCTGCGCCTGACCGGCCGCGGCACGGCCGGGCGCGCCCTCGGGTTCCTCGGGCTGACCGCCGTCGGCGTCGGCGGCCTGCTCGGCGGCCACATGGCGTACCGGCAGGCGGCGGGCGTCAACCACGCCGAGGAGGTGCCGCACGTCGTCAGCGACGGCTGGCACCGCGTCGGCGGCGTGGACGAGTTCCCGGTGGGCGAGCCCGTACGGCGCGTCGTGGACGACGTGCCGGTCCTGGTGGTGCGGGAGGCCGGCGGGGAGGTGCACGCACTCGCCGAACGGTGCAGCCACCTGGCCGGACCGCTGTCCGAGGGCACGGTCGCCGACGGCTGCGTCCGCTGCCCCTGGCACGGCAGCGTGTTCCGGCTCTCCGACGGCTGGAACGTCGAGGGCCCCGCCACCGCGCCCCAGCCCGCCTTCGACACCCGCGTGACCGACGGGCACGTCGAGATCCGCCTGCCCGGCGACGGCGTACCGGACACCGTGGACGGCCCGGCGACGGCCGGGGCGACGCCGGGGACGGACGGAGGACGGACGTCGTGA
- a CDS encoding sulfite oxidase, with the protein MGIWGKRDDMVVHQQEPFNAEPPGGALAGARITDVDTFYSRSHGPVPRLDPTDWRLTVDGLVAHPLRLSLAELRDRFEEAGATVTLQCAGNRRAGLMTVRDIPGETPWGPGAASTARFHGVRLADVLAHAGVAPEAAHIAFHAPDVSPSADPPQPYDVSVPRERATEPDVLLAWAMNGAPLPDVHGAPLRVVVPGWIGARSVKWLTRVTARTTPSDGYFQTTAYRLPGGEAGAEGVALGPFPLNCAVLTPQDGALVAPGPVEVTGYALAGQGRTVARVEVSTDGGRAWFRAALDEPAGPGVWQQWHITLDLPSGDADVLARAWDTTGAGMPASPASLWNPKGYVNTSWPRVRLRVR; encoded by the coding sequence ATGGGCATCTGGGGCAAGCGGGACGACATGGTGGTCCACCAACAGGAGCCGTTCAACGCGGAACCTCCCGGCGGCGCCCTGGCCGGCGCGCGCATCACCGACGTCGACACCTTCTACAGCCGCAGCCACGGACCCGTGCCCCGGCTCGACCCGACGGACTGGCGGCTGACCGTCGACGGCCTGGTCGCGCACCCGCTGCGGCTGTCCCTGGCCGAGCTGCGGGACCGTTTCGAGGAGGCCGGGGCGACGGTCACCCTGCAGTGCGCGGGCAACCGGCGCGCCGGCCTGATGACCGTCCGCGACATCCCCGGCGAGACACCCTGGGGGCCGGGCGCCGCGTCCACCGCCCGGTTCCACGGCGTGCGCCTCGCCGACGTCCTCGCCCACGCCGGTGTCGCGCCGGAGGCGGCCCACATCGCCTTCCACGCCCCCGACGTCTCCCCGTCCGCCGACCCGCCCCAGCCGTACGACGTGTCCGTCCCGCGCGAGAGGGCGACGGAGCCGGACGTGCTGCTGGCCTGGGCGATGAACGGCGCGCCGCTGCCCGACGTCCACGGCGCACCCCTGCGCGTGGTCGTGCCGGGCTGGATCGGTGCCCGCAGCGTCAAGTGGCTGACCCGCGTCACCGCGCGCACCACGCCCTCCGACGGCTACTTCCAGACCACCGCCTACCGCCTTCCCGGGGGCGAGGCCGGCGCCGAGGGCGTCGCCCTCGGGCCGTTCCCGCTCAACTGCGCCGTCCTGACCCCGCAGGACGGCGCCCTCGTGGCACCCGGCCCGGTCGAGGTCACCGGCTACGCGCTCGCCGGCCAGGGGCGCACCGTCGCCCGGGTCGAGGTGTCCACGGACGGCGGCCGCGCCTGGTTCCGGGCGGCACTCGACGAGCCCGCCGGACCGGGGGTCTGGCAGCAGTGGCACATCACCCTCGACCTGCCGTCCGGTGACGCGGACGTCCTGGCCCGGGCGTGGGACACCACCGGTGCGGGCATGCCCGCGTCCCCGGCCTCTCTGTGGAACCCCAAGGGCTACGTCAACACCTCATGGCCCCGTGTGCGCCTGCGGGTCCGCTGA
- a CDS encoding phytanoyl-CoA dioxygenase family protein — translation MSPYTHPGIAPAELDADVTADVQALYEDGITARKGAFTPEWADRLREDIETAFEEARSRPGGAVGRGPHRYYVEIHPERLRGFVDLVDHPWVRSVCTAVLGPDYRIVEVGFDVPLEGAVDQPWHRDFPMPEETRAERRLTSLAFNVTAVDTEEDMGPFEIAPGTQWDDSPEFGHGMFPPRTHYPRYEERAVRKYPRRGDISARSALTIHRGTRNHSAKARPVLVLGVDGPDATNGERHDTAVTRAYWEALPERVRRHLDCPVVDVLVPVTQKHTIEGLVMGDA, via the coding sequence ATGAGCCCGTACACCCACCCCGGCATCGCCCCGGCCGAGCTGGACGCCGACGTCACGGCCGACGTCCAGGCCCTCTACGAGGACGGCATCACCGCCCGCAAGGGCGCCTTCACCCCCGAGTGGGCCGACCGGCTGCGCGAGGACATCGAGACCGCCTTCGAGGAGGCCCGTAGCCGCCCCGGCGGCGCGGTCGGCCGCGGACCCCACCGCTACTACGTGGAGATCCACCCCGAACGGCTGCGCGGCTTCGTCGACCTCGTCGACCACCCGTGGGTGCGCTCCGTCTGCACGGCGGTCCTCGGCCCCGACTACCGCATCGTCGAGGTCGGCTTCGACGTCCCGCTGGAAGGCGCTGTCGACCAGCCGTGGCACCGCGACTTCCCCATGCCCGAGGAGACCCGCGCCGAGCGCCGGCTGACCTCCCTCGCCTTCAACGTTACCGCGGTCGACACGGAGGAGGACATGGGCCCCTTCGAGATCGCCCCCGGCACCCAGTGGGACGACAGCCCGGAGTTCGGCCACGGCATGTTCCCGCCCCGGACGCACTACCCGCGCTACGAGGAGCGGGCGGTGCGCAAGTACCCGCGGCGCGGCGACATCTCCGCGCGCAGCGCGCTGACCATCCACCGCGGCACCAGGAACCACTCCGCCAAGGCGCGCCCCGTCCTCGTGCTGGGCGTCGACGGCCCCGACGCGACCAACGGCGAACGGCACGACACCGCCGTCACCCGCGCCTACTGGGAGGCGCTGCCCGAGCGGGTCCGGCGCCACCTGGACTGCCCCGTCGTGGACGTCCTGGTGCCGGTGACGCAGAAGCACACCATCGAGGGCCTGGTCATGGGCGACGCCTGA
- a CDS encoding LacI family DNA-binding transcriptional regulator, whose translation MSSSLKDVAARAGVSARTVSNVVNGSARVAPETRRRVQEAIDELGYRPNLAARSLRAGRTGIIGLAIPELHSPYFAELAGLLVDEARRRSWTVVIDQTHGDAEAERRLLTGDGGRVMDGLIISPWALPAEDITAAARPLPVVLLGERDPQGLADRVAVDNVAAADEATTHLLSLGRRRVAAIGLQPHLGNGTAELRAEGYRTALRRAGITPCPAWERPVTALHRGDGARAMAHLLDSGDAPDAVFAFSDELALGALHTAYARGLRVPEDLAVVGFDDIEDGRFGRPTLTTVSPDKRQIAARALQCLADRIYSPLNDVPAADLTVPHRLAVRGSTVASAA comes from the coding sequence GTGAGCAGCAGCCTGAAAGACGTGGCGGCGCGCGCGGGGGTCTCCGCGCGCACGGTGTCGAACGTGGTCAACGGTTCCGCCCGGGTGGCGCCCGAGACCCGCCGACGGGTGCAGGAGGCGATCGACGAGCTGGGCTACCGCCCCAACCTCGCGGCCCGGAGCCTGAGGGCGGGACGGACCGGCATCATCGGCCTGGCGATCCCGGAGCTGCACTCGCCCTACTTCGCCGAGCTGGCCGGGCTGCTCGTGGACGAGGCGCGCCGCCGGTCGTGGACGGTGGTCATCGACCAGACGCACGGTGACGCCGAGGCGGAACGGCGGCTGCTCACCGGTGACGGCGGCCGGGTGATGGACGGTCTGATCATCAGTCCCTGGGCACTGCCGGCCGAGGACATCACGGCCGCCGCACGTCCCCTGCCCGTGGTGCTGCTCGGCGAGCGCGACCCGCAGGGCCTGGCGGACCGGGTGGCCGTGGACAACGTGGCCGCGGCGGACGAGGCCACCACGCACCTGCTGTCGCTGGGCCGCCGCCGCGTCGCCGCCATCGGCCTCCAGCCCCATCTGGGCAACGGCACGGCCGAGCTGCGTGCCGAGGGCTACCGTACGGCGCTGCGGCGTGCCGGGATCACCCCGTGCCCCGCGTGGGAGCGCCCGGTGACGGCGTTGCACCGGGGCGACGGCGCCCGGGCGATGGCCCACCTTCTCGACTCCGGCGACGCGCCCGACGCGGTGTTCGCGTTCAGCGACGAACTGGCGCTGGGGGCGCTGCACACGGCGTACGCCCGAGGGCTGCGGGTGCCGGAGGACCTGGCGGTCGTCGGGTTCGACGACATCGAGGACGGCCGGTTCGGCCGGCCGACGCTCACCACCGTCTCCCCCGACAAGAGGCAGATCGCCGCGCGGGCGCTGCAGTGCCTCGCCGACCGCATCTACAGCCCGCTCAACGACGTGCCCGCCGCCGACCTCACGGTCCCGCACCGGCTGGCCGTCCGCGGGAGCACGGTGGCTTCGGCCGCCTAG
- a CDS encoding MFS transporter: MTASASGAGDRRPGARDDDYQPDPHRWRALWVTLVAGFMSLLDVTIVAVALPTIQTDLGASPAQVQWVVSGYALTFALALVTAGRLGDALDRRKIFLIALCGFVLFSAACGAAPGITLLVVARLAQGLAAGFMAPQNSALIQQMFRGAERGRAFGYFGATVGISSASGPIVGGAILALADGMQGWRWIFYVNVPIGVLAVLLGRRLLPRTRKSGRGHVDVPGVLLLGLGVLSFMFPLVQAESGGLSRMWWLFLVGAAILAVFVRRQRRLLARGATPLLDPRLFTTVRGYAIGAGVGTLYFIGFSGVWLVFALFYQHGLHYSPLESGLAVTPFAIGSAGAAVISGRLVDRFGRLLTVWGLAGVIVGLGGTALLLRFAPLDIAPWLAAPALFVGGIGGGFVVSPNITMTLRDVPVRMAGAAGGALQTGQRLGAAVGTAALPGLFYLMLARNDDFRSSLFIALGAALTAMLTSLALAAYDWLRDRRMRQAHGECPEEVANSPVHARQT; encoded by the coding sequence GTGACTGCGTCGGCGTCAGGGGCGGGCGACCGCCGGCCCGGTGCCCGGGATGACGACTACCAGCCGGATCCGCACCGGTGGCGTGCCCTGTGGGTGACGCTGGTCGCCGGTTTCATGAGCCTGCTCGACGTCACGATCGTGGCGGTCGCGCTGCCCACCATCCAGACCGACCTGGGGGCCTCCCCCGCACAGGTCCAGTGGGTCGTGTCCGGCTACGCCCTCACCTTCGCGCTGGCCCTCGTCACGGCGGGACGGCTGGGTGACGCCCTGGACCGGCGGAAGATCTTCCTGATCGCCCTGTGCGGCTTCGTGCTGTTCAGCGCGGCCTGCGGCGCGGCGCCCGGCATCACCCTGCTGGTCGTGGCCCGCCTCGCCCAGGGCCTGGCGGCCGGGTTCATGGCGCCGCAGAACTCCGCCCTCATCCAGCAGATGTTCCGGGGCGCCGAACGGGGCCGCGCCTTCGGCTACTTCGGCGCCACCGTCGGCATCTCCTCGGCGTCCGGACCGATCGTCGGCGGTGCGATTCTCGCGCTGGCCGACGGCATGCAGGGATGGCGGTGGATCTTCTACGTCAACGTGCCCATCGGTGTCCTCGCCGTGCTGCTGGGGCGCCGCCTGCTGCCGCGGACCCGGAAGTCGGGGCGGGGCCATGTGGACGTGCCGGGCGTGCTGCTGCTCGGGCTCGGCGTGCTGTCGTTCATGTTCCCGCTGGTGCAGGCGGAGTCGGGCGGGCTGAGCCGCATGTGGTGGCTGTTCCTCGTCGGCGCCGCGATCCTCGCCGTCTTCGTCCGCAGGCAGCGCCGTCTGCTCGCCCGGGGGGCCACGCCCCTGCTCGATCCGCGGCTGTTCACCACGGTGCGCGGTTACGCCATCGGCGCGGGCGTGGGCACGCTGTACTTCATCGGCTTCAGCGGCGTCTGGCTGGTCTTCGCGCTCTTCTACCAGCACGGCCTGCACTACTCCCCGCTGGAGTCCGGGCTCGCCGTGACGCCCTTCGCCATCGGTTCGGCCGGGGCCGCCGTCATCTCCGGGCGTCTCGTCGACCGGTTCGGGCGTCTGCTCACCGTGTGGGGGCTCGCGGGGGTGATCGTGGGGCTCGGCGGTACCGCCCTGCTGCTGCGGTTCGCGCCCCTGGACATCGCCCCCTGGCTCGCCGCCCCGGCACTGTTCGTCGGCGGCATCGGCGGGGGCTTCGTCGTCTCCCCCAACATCACCATGACGCTGCGGGACGTGCCCGTGCGGATGGCGGGCGCGGCCGGCGGCGCACTGCAGACGGGGCAGCGGCTCGGCGCCGCGGTGGGCACGGCGGCATTGCCGGGCCTCTTCTACCTGATGCTCGCCCGCAACGACGACTTCCGATCCTCCCTGTTCATCGCGCTGGGTGCCGCCCTCACGGCGATGCTGACCTCGCTCGCCCTGGCGGCGTACGACTGGCTGCGCGACCGGCGGATGCGCCAGGCACACGGGGAGTGCCCGGAGGAGGTCGCGAACAGCCCGGTGCACGCCCGGCAGACCTGA
- a CDS encoding zinc-binding dehydrogenase, translated as MSEYMRAVRITRHGGPEVLEAAQVPVPVPRAGEALVRVTSVALNNTDLWTREGAYGRPGDPEARSGWRGPVDFPRVQGADVAGRVAAVGSGGDEGLVGRRVVVDPAVYDGDGPDAHPVGLMGSERDGGYAEYVTAPLDQLHDVTGSPLTDDQLASLPTAYGTALGMIERGRMREGETVLVSGASGGVGLALVQIARARGAQVVAVSSGTKIDAVREAGAHAVVDRAGDVIGQIRAAAPQGIDVGLDVVAGDLVSEGVPLLREGGRWVIAGALGGYGVHLDVRRLYLHNAQVIGSAMHTRAHFGLLMEMARQAAVEPVVAAAYPLDQAARAQEELARRNHVGKIVLHPGAACGR; from the coding sequence ATGTCCGAGTACATGCGCGCGGTACGCATCACACGGCACGGCGGACCGGAGGTGCTGGAAGCGGCGCAGGTGCCCGTGCCCGTGCCGCGGGCCGGTGAGGCGCTGGTGCGCGTCACGTCGGTGGCCCTGAACAACACCGACCTGTGGACCCGCGAGGGCGCCTACGGACGGCCCGGTGACCCGGAGGCCCGGTCGGGCTGGCGGGGGCCGGTCGACTTTCCCCGCGTCCAGGGCGCCGACGTCGCGGGCCGGGTGGCGGCGGTGGGGTCCGGCGGTGACGAGGGTCTGGTCGGCCGCCGCGTGGTGGTCGACCCGGCCGTCTACGACGGTGACGGTCCGGACGCCCACCCGGTGGGCCTCATGGGCAGCGAACGCGACGGCGGATACGCCGAGTACGTCACCGCCCCGCTCGACCAGCTCCACGACGTCACCGGCTCCCCGCTCACGGACGACCAGCTCGCCTCCCTGCCGACCGCGTACGGCACGGCGCTGGGCATGATCGAGCGCGGGCGCATGCGCGAGGGCGAGACCGTGCTGGTCTCGGGCGCCTCCGGCGGGGTCGGGCTCGCGCTGGTTCAGATCGCCCGCGCCCGGGGTGCCCAGGTGGTCGCCGTCAGCAGCGGCACCAAGATCGACGCGGTGCGCGAGGCAGGGGCGCACGCCGTGGTCGACCGGGCCGGGGACGTCATCGGGCAGATCCGTGCCGCCGCCCCGCAAGGCATCGACGTCGGGCTCGACGTCGTCGCCGGGGACTTGGTGAGTGAGGGCGTGCCGCTGCTGCGGGAAGGCGGACGGTGGGTGATCGCCGGGGCGCTCGGCGGCTACGGGGTGCACCTCGACGTACGCCGCCTCTATCTGCACAACGCCCAGGTGATCGGCTCGGCGATGCACACGCGGGCCCACTTCGGGCTGCTGATGGAGATGGCCCGGCAGGCCGCCGTCGAGCCGGTCGTCGCGGCGGCGTACCCGCTGGACCAGGCCGCGCGGGCGCAGGAGGAACTGGCCCGCAGGAACCACGTCGGAAAGATCGTCCTGCACCCGGGGGCCGCGTGCGGCCGCTGA
- a CDS encoding TetR/AcrR family transcriptional regulator, translated as MDHGTDTPPLTPAGRRIVAAAEELFYERGITAVGVDLIAEHSGVTKRTLYNRFGSKENLVAAYLTERDRRWRSAVRAAVEVSGSEEEAVTAPFETLRAWSATDTRGCAFINALAELPDPEHPAHRVATDQKRWLLRLFEELADAAGCPDPATLAARLLVLHEGALATRPLGLGTLTTATDLARDLVRAAVRARD; from the coding sequence ATGGATCACGGCACCGACACCCCTCCCCTGACCCCGGCCGGGCGCCGCATCGTGGCGGCGGCCGAGGAACTGTTCTACGAACGGGGCATCACGGCGGTCGGCGTGGACCTGATCGCCGAGCACTCGGGCGTGACCAAGCGGACCCTGTACAACCGCTTCGGCTCGAAGGAGAACCTCGTCGCCGCCTACCTCACCGAGCGCGACCGGCGCTGGCGGTCGGCGGTCCGCGCGGCGGTCGAGGTGAGCGGCAGCGAGGAGGAGGCCGTCACCGCGCCCTTCGAGACGCTGCGCGCATGGAGCGCGACCGACACCCGGGGGTGCGCGTTCATCAACGCCCTGGCCGAGCTGCCCGATCCGGAGCATCCCGCGCACCGGGTCGCCACGGACCAGAAGCGCTGGCTGCTGCGCCTCTTCGAGGAACTGGCCGACGCGGCGGGCTGCCCGGACCCGGCCACCCTCGCCGCCCGCCTGCTCGTCCTGCACGAGGGCGCGCTCGCCACCCGGCCTCTCGGCCTCGGCACGCTCACGACGGCCACGGACCTGGCCCGCGACCTGGTCCGCGCCGCAGTCCGCGCACGCGACTGA
- a CDS encoding universal stress protein, producing the protein MDDQHGAADRVVVGVDGSPSSRQALRWAVRQATLTGGTVRALTAWDYPQYHGALGWLPPSSGDEDALEARAREDLTRCVEETLGARPPAEVRTEVQYGTPASVLLRAARDASLLVVGSRGLGGFAGLLLGSVAQHCAQHAACPVVVVREDTATGIGDAD; encoded by the coding sequence GTGGACGATCAGCACGGGGCGGCGGACCGCGTCGTGGTCGGGGTGGACGGCTCGCCGTCCTCGCGGCAGGCGCTGCGCTGGGCGGTGCGCCAGGCCACGCTCACCGGGGGGACCGTGCGGGCCCTGACCGCCTGGGACTACCCGCAGTACCACGGCGCGCTGGGCTGGCTGCCCCCGTCGAGCGGGGACGAGGACGCGCTGGAGGCGCGGGCGCGCGAGGACCTGACCCGGTGCGTCGAGGAGACCCTGGGCGCACGGCCGCCGGCGGAGGTCCGCACCGAGGTGCAGTACGGAACCCCGGCCAGCGTGCTGCTGCGCGCGGCCCGTGACGCGTCCCTGCTGGTGGTCGGCAGCCGGGGCCTGGGCGGGTTCGCCGGGCTGCTCCTCGGCTCCGTCGCGCAGCACTGTGCGCAGCACGCGGCCTGCCCGGTCGTCGTGGTCCGGGAGGACACCGCGACCGGCATCGGCGACGCCGACTGA
- a CDS encoding DUF3103 family protein, with amino-acid sequence MRPRHLRRRGALAVAATTLAVLCAGQSLGAPQAAAAPATAVPAPASPASEVHAAEDLAARAIAGALSDPVWNTRVRRAALASDEVAVTALADGTLRSTLAAADRRIAAAKGLDAGVGPLLRLRLGDPSMRGALTAGTPPWVAAATSDDGPVTAYDSEGRIHTLDAREAPAHPVYVVDLDGSRALAAGLDVLNEELARRGVRSTAPTARRTPLRDASATAAAAGFWTTRVAAVSLSDDQEPWIKGDAEIYTLVTGFGHDGKVRVDPVDMPYLDSDGVVYRPQQILVNWSSYKYDLADAVMMEDDGGTNYRDLAKAIAAVLLTVTDQGAYIPLVNAVLDAVPDDWWTDDPDYVDSWYTLARTDNGTRHGARGNGWMTLEPYFVQEL; translated from the coding sequence GTGAGACCCCGTCATCTCCGTCGCCGCGGCGCCCTCGCCGTCGCGGCGACGACCCTGGCCGTCCTGTGCGCCGGCCAGTCCCTCGGCGCCCCGCAGGCCGCCGCAGCCCCGGCCACCGCCGTCCCCGCGCCGGCCTCTCCCGCGTCCGAGGTCCACGCGGCGGAGGACCTCGCCGCGCGGGCGATCGCCGGCGCGCTCTCCGACCCCGTCTGGAACACCCGCGTCCGCCGGGCCGCGCTCGCCTCGGACGAGGTCGCCGTCACCGCCCTGGCCGACGGCACGCTGAGGTCCACCCTCGCCGCGGCCGACCGCAGGATCGCCGCCGCCAAGGGCCTCGACGCCGGCGTCGGCCCGCTGCTGCGGCTGCGGCTCGGCGACCCCTCGATGCGCGGCGCGCTCACCGCCGGCACGCCACCCTGGGTGGCCGCCGCCACCTCCGACGACGGCCCCGTCACCGCGTACGACAGCGAGGGCCGGATCCACACGCTGGACGCGCGCGAGGCGCCCGCGCACCCGGTGTACGTCGTCGACCTCGACGGCTCCCGGGCGCTGGCCGCCGGCCTGGACGTCCTGAACGAGGAGCTGGCCCGCCGCGGTGTGCGGTCCACCGCCCCGACGGCCCGGCGCACCCCGCTGCGGGACGCGTCGGCCACCGCTGCCGCCGCCGGCTTCTGGACCACCCGCGTCGCCGCGGTCTCGCTCTCCGACGACCAGGAGCCCTGGATCAAGGGCGACGCCGAGATCTACACCCTCGTCACCGGCTTCGGCCACGACGGCAAGGTGCGGGTCGACCCGGTCGACATGCCGTACCTCGACAGCGACGGCGTCGTCTACCGGCCCCAGCAGATCCTGGTCAACTGGTCGTCGTACAAGTACGACCTGGCCGACGCCGTGATGATGGAGGACGACGGCGGCACCAACTACCGCGACCTCGCCAAGGCCATCGCCGCCGTCCTGCTCACCGTCACCGACCAGGGCGCGTACATCCCGCTGGTGAACGCGGTCCTGGACGCGGTCCCGGACGACTGGTGGACCGACGACCCTGACTACGTCGACTCCTGGTACACCCTGGCCCGCACCGACAACGGCACCCGTCACGGCGCCCGCGGCAACGGCTGGATGACCCTGGAACCGTACTTCGTGCAGGAACTCTGA